The following proteins are co-located in the Conyzicola lurida genome:
- a CDS encoding serine/threonine-protein kinase, with translation MRRSASQPPELPGYTFVRLLGSGGFSDVFLYEQELPRRRVAVKVLLTEELVGANRAAFVAEANLMAQLSAHPYIVTIYHADVASDDRPYFVMEYCSGPSLAERYKQETFQVADALRTGVRLSSAVATAHSAGILHRDIKPANVLGNDYGWPALTDFGISSALDDELPVHTGTLASALSDAATGTGGTESASVGMSVPWSPPEMFEDDPQPDVRSDVFSLAATIYTVLAGQTPFEVRGRSNGTLDLIGRIERGAITPLARQDVPRSLVAVLQKGMASDRNDRFATAVDFARALQRVELELGYSPTAIDVPNLLIEAPHRSDEADDADATRARSVATIDAQPAAPMIVPPVFDARPGSDAPAAAGDSTVVRTPQNIAAQPVDEATVVRRTPVVAETVEPAADTEAPPRGRGKWLVWGGVAAAVLIAGAVTAGILLGGDGEDIAAGPTPGASGDAIVIDTIPTPTVGSVVPGDTTLTVTVINPDPLDGDEFVWRRYDRPDEASRAIDDGVIVIKDYTPGDSVCLEVSVKRGTKASANALEECFPQ, from the coding sequence ATGAGACGGAGCGCGTCGCAGCCTCCCGAGCTGCCCGGATACACCTTTGTGCGGCTGCTCGGATCGGGCGGCTTCTCTGACGTCTTCCTCTACGAGCAGGAACTGCCGCGCCGCCGCGTCGCCGTCAAGGTGCTGCTGACCGAGGAACTCGTCGGTGCCAACCGCGCCGCGTTCGTCGCCGAGGCCAACCTGATGGCCCAGCTGTCGGCGCACCCGTACATCGTCACGATCTATCACGCCGACGTCGCGTCGGACGACCGTCCGTACTTCGTGATGGAGTACTGCTCGGGCCCGAGCCTCGCCGAGCGCTACAAGCAGGAGACCTTCCAGGTCGCCGACGCGCTGCGCACCGGCGTGCGCCTGTCGAGCGCGGTCGCGACCGCGCACTCGGCCGGAATCCTGCACCGCGACATCAAGCCCGCGAACGTGCTCGGCAACGACTACGGCTGGCCCGCCCTAACCGACTTCGGCATCTCGAGCGCCCTCGACGACGAACTGCCCGTGCACACCGGCACCCTCGCCAGCGCGCTCTCCGACGCGGCGACCGGAACCGGGGGCACCGAGAGCGCCTCCGTCGGGATGTCGGTGCCGTGGTCGCCGCCCGAGATGTTCGAGGACGACCCGCAGCCCGACGTGCGCAGCGACGTGTTCTCCCTCGCGGCCACGATCTACACCGTGCTCGCCGGGCAGACGCCCTTCGAGGTGCGCGGGCGATCGAACGGCACGCTCGACCTCATCGGCCGCATCGAGCGCGGCGCGATCACACCGTTGGCGCGCCAGGACGTTCCGCGGTCGCTCGTCGCCGTGCTGCAGAAGGGCATGGCGAGCGACCGCAACGACCGGTTCGCCACGGCCGTCGACTTCGCCCGGGCGCTGCAGCGCGTGGAGCTCGAGCTCGGCTACAGCCCCACCGCGATCGACGTGCCGAACCTGCTCATCGAGGCCCCGCACCGCAGCGACGAGGCGGACGACGCCGACGCGACGCGCGCCCGGTCCGTCGCGACGATCGACGCGCAGCCCGCCGCGCCGATGATCGTGCCGCCCGTTTTCGACGCACGTCCAGGGAGCGACGCACCGGCGGCCGCCGGCGATTCGACCGTGGTGCGCACGCCGCAGAACATCGCCGCGCAGCCGGTGGACGAGGCGACGGTCGTGCGCCGCACGCCCGTCGTGGCCGAGACCGTCGAACCGGCCGCCGACACCGAAGCGCCTCCTCGCGGTCGCGGTAAGTGGCTGGTCTGGGGCGGCGTCGCGGCGGCCGTGCTCATCGCGGGGGCTGTCACGGCCGGCATCCTGCTCGGAGGAGACGGCGAGGACATCGCCGCCGGGCCGACACCCGGGGCCAGCGGCGACGCCATCGTGATCGACACGATCCCGACGCCGACGGTCGGCAGCGTCGTGCCCGGGGACACCACCCTCACGGTCACGGTGATCAACCCCGACCCGCTCGACGGCGACGAGTTCGTCTGGCGACGCTACGACCGGCCCGACGAGGCGTCGCGCGCGATCGACGACGGCGTGATCGTCATCAAGGACTACACACCCGGCGACTCCGTGTGCCTCGAGGTGAGTGTCAAGCGCGGCACCAAGGCATCGGCCAACGCCCTCGAGGAGTGCTTCCCCCAATGA
- a CDS encoding FHA domain-containing protein has translation MTSALSLTYEPASAGGWIAVVADARVLLVGGSPDQSFLVAADEVIGGTDGLQRVLDLLTSGGLSATPPFAVLDRDGDAVRVIVRGEATVVVAHRSGEETISGAGVSTWIERGIEGVTSARVVVGGATSALGFGLPLGAGAAWVSGVALGAEVAEPVEAPVLASAPVAEPVEAPEPPTTPVVTTVTTPDPDPMQELAVDVEATVTDAPVVELDDTLTGDTLFRAVPAAAPEPESDDVGLAGDHDGHTVLTSDIAKLRGRRGAGTPAATPVAPQAPAVTLVLSTGVREPLTQPILVGRSPSVSQVPGGKMPRLLTVGGTDQDISRTHVRFALEGGTVVVTDLHSRNGTTIAMPGKEPQKLRAGEPTSVIVGTIVDLGGGVTFAVEETATADGD, from the coding sequence ATGACTTCCGCGTTGAGCCTGACCTACGAACCGGCATCGGCCGGGGGGTGGATCGCCGTCGTCGCCGACGCGCGCGTGCTCCTCGTCGGCGGTTCGCCGGACCAGAGCTTCCTCGTCGCGGCCGACGAGGTCATCGGCGGCACCGACGGACTGCAGCGCGTGCTCGATCTGCTCACGAGCGGCGGCCTGTCGGCGACGCCGCCGTTCGCCGTGCTCGACCGCGACGGCGACGCGGTTCGCGTGATCGTGCGAGGGGAGGCGACCGTCGTCGTCGCCCACCGTTCCGGCGAGGAGACGATCAGCGGCGCCGGAGTCTCCACCTGGATCGAGCGCGGCATCGAGGGCGTCACCTCCGCCCGCGTGGTGGTCGGGGGAGCGACGTCGGCGCTCGGCTTCGGGCTGCCGCTCGGTGCCGGTGCGGCGTGGGTGAGCGGGGTGGCGCTGGGCGCTGAGGTCGCTGAGCCCGTGGAAGCGCCCGTGCTTGCGTCGGCCCCGGTCGCTGAGCCCGTCGAAGCGCCCGAACCCCCGACCACCCCCGTCGTAACAACCGTCACGACACCCGACCCCGACCCCATGCAGGAGCTCGCGGTCGACGTCGAGGCGACCGTGACCGATGCGCCGGTCGTCGAGCTCGACGACACGCTGACCGGCGACACGCTGTTCCGCGCGGTCCCCGCCGCAGCGCCCGAGCCCGAGAGCGACGACGTCGGGCTCGCCGGCGACCACGACGGGCACACCGTTCTCACCTCCGACATCGCCAAGCTGCGCGGGCGGCGCGGCGCGGGCACTCCCGCCGCCACCCCCGTGGCACCTCAGGCACCGGCCGTGACGCTCGTGCTCTCGACCGGCGTGCGCGAACCGCTCACGCAGCCGATCCTGGTCGGGCGCTCGCCGAGCGTCAGCCAGGTTCCCGGCGGCAAGATGCCGCGCCTGCTCACCGTCGGCGGCACCGACCAGGACATCTCCCGGACCCACGTACGGTTCGCGCTCGAGGGCGGCACCGTCGTGGTCACCGACCTACACTCGCGCAACGGTACGACCATCGCGATGCCCGGGAAAGAACCGCAGAAATTGCGCGCCGGTGAGCCGACCTCGGTTATTGTCGGAACCATCGTCGATCTGGGCGGCGGAGTGACATTCGCGGTCGAAGAGACCGCGACAGCGGATGGGGACTGA
- a CDS encoding PP2C family protein-serine/threonine phosphatase, with protein sequence MSIDVRRDVELADVTVQFRFTAHSDRGAVRKLNEDSYLASVPMFVVADGMGGHSFGDKASQAAVAAFGAAFPTDVPAAPQRVLDTIRAANDAVLDLTAEADFGAISGTTLTGLAFVDVGAEDNYHWMAFNIGDSRTYSWDGRSLSQMSVDHSAVQELVDLGHITKREAERHPDRNIVTRALGADDEVEADVWLLPAKGHQTFLLCSDGLTKELGDDEIARIVVFHNAQELRESDGLPITLAERLVNAAVAAGGSDNVTVVVVESDVIGPDPAPIGEDTVDRSSMANQLEETRPRV encoded by the coding sequence ATGTCTATCGACGTACGGCGTGACGTGGAGCTGGCCGATGTCACCGTGCAGTTCCGGTTCACCGCGCACTCCGACCGTGGGGCGGTGCGCAAGCTCAACGAGGACAGCTACCTCGCCTCGGTACCGATGTTCGTCGTGGCCGACGGCATGGGCGGACACTCCTTCGGCGACAAGGCCAGCCAGGCGGCGGTCGCCGCGTTCGGTGCTGCGTTCCCGACCGACGTGCCCGCGGCACCGCAGCGCGTGCTCGACACGATCCGGGCCGCCAACGACGCCGTGCTCGACCTCACCGCGGAGGCCGACTTCGGCGCGATCAGTGGCACGACCCTCACCGGACTCGCCTTCGTCGACGTCGGCGCCGAGGACAACTACCACTGGATGGCGTTCAACATCGGCGACTCCCGCACCTACAGCTGGGACGGCCGGTCGCTCTCGCAGATGAGCGTCGACCACTCCGCCGTGCAGGAACTCGTCGACCTCGGTCACATCACCAAGCGCGAGGCCGAGCGCCACCCCGACCGCAACATCGTCACGCGCGCCCTCGGAGCCGACGACGAGGTCGAGGCCGACGTCTGGCTGCTGCCGGCGAAGGGGCACCAGACCTTCCTGCTCTGCTCCGACGGACTCACGAAGGAGCTCGGCGACGACGAGATCGCGCGCATCGTCGTTTTCCACAACGCCCAGGAGCTGCGCGAGTCGGACGGACTGCCGATCACGCTCGCCGAACGGCTGGTGAACGCCGCGGTCGCGGCCGGCGGATCTGACAACGTGACGGTGGTTGTGGTGGAATCGGACGTGATCGGACCAGACCCGGCGCCCATCGGCGAGGACACCGTCGACCGGTCGTCCATGGCCAACCAGCTGGAAGAAACGAGACCGCGAGTATGA
- a CDS encoding GPP34 family phosphoprotein, with protein sequence MPTSPLSLAEQLYLVLHYEPVGGELLRNGKVNGSESQALAAATLVELLDSETVDVATARRGKPETLVVEAGSTVAPEAVAVLAAQRKPRGITWALGNLGTSAPVVARLVALGFVVAETKPSAALLPDGVTALRGIRGSLDSVVLGSADELGEPDTSWTIAAILWAGKVWRNVYSVKERDEREAVADRLAFVADRVAGPRGSSLVITRLGEVSVSA encoded by the coding sequence ATGCCCACTAGCCCCCTCTCGCTCGCCGAGCAGCTCTACCTGGTGCTGCACTACGAGCCCGTCGGCGGCGAACTGCTGCGCAACGGCAAGGTCAACGGCTCCGAGTCGCAGGCCCTCGCCGCCGCGACCCTGGTCGAACTGCTCGATTCAGAGACGGTGGATGTCGCGACCGCACGCCGCGGAAAGCCCGAGACCCTCGTGGTCGAGGCCGGCTCCACCGTCGCGCCCGAGGCCGTCGCGGTGCTCGCCGCGCAGCGCAAGCCGCGCGGCATCACCTGGGCGCTCGGCAACCTCGGCACCTCCGCGCCGGTGGTCGCGCGGCTGGTCGCTCTCGGGTTCGTGGTCGCCGAGACCAAACCGTCGGCGGCGCTGCTGCCCGACGGAGTGACGGCGCTCCGCGGCATCCGGGGGTCTCTCGATTCTGTGGTTCTCGGTTCTGCCGACGAGCTCGGCGAACCCGACACGTCGTGGACCATCGCGGCGATCCTCTGGGCGGGCAAAGTGTGGCGCAATGTGTACTCGGTGAAAGAGCGCGACGAACGCGAGGCGGTGGCCGACCGGCTCGCTTTCGTGGCAGACCGGGTGGCCGGCCCGCGGGGGAGCTCCCTCGTGATCACGCGTCTCGGCGAGGTTTCCGTCTCGGCCTAG
- a CDS encoding TerC family protein, producing MDVELPLAFEITSYAVLIAIIIADLVLAYRRPHIPTTKESALWVTFYVGLALVFAVVMYFVGGAEHAGQFVAGWLTEYSLSIDNLFVFVIIMARFSVPRKYQQEVLMVGIILALIFRGIFIMLGAVVIEQFSAVFYLFGLFLVYTAFNQAFTNHDEEEETENKLIGFLRKRIAITDHFDGAKIRTVVDGKKIFTPILIVFIAIGTTDIVFALDSIPAIFGITQSPFIVFAANIFALMGLRQLYFLLGDLIDRLVYLKYGIAFILAFIGVKLFFHALHENELPFINGGEHVEWAPEIDTFTSLIVILASMAVATGASLIKIRRDAAKAPAVAPGPSEKHDTDAH from the coding sequence ATGGACGTTGAACTTCCTCTCGCGTTCGAGATCACCTCGTACGCCGTGCTCATCGCGATCATCATCGCCGACCTCGTGCTCGCGTACCGCCGTCCGCACATCCCGACGACGAAGGAATCGGCGCTCTGGGTGACCTTCTACGTCGGGCTCGCGCTGGTGTTCGCAGTGGTCATGTACTTCGTGGGCGGTGCCGAGCACGCCGGGCAGTTCGTCGCCGGCTGGCTCACCGAGTACAGCCTCTCGATCGACAACCTCTTCGTCTTCGTCATCATCATGGCGAGGTTCTCGGTACCGAGGAAGTACCAGCAGGAAGTGCTGATGGTCGGGATCATCCTCGCGCTGATCTTCCGGGGAATCTTCATCATGCTCGGCGCCGTCGTCATCGAGCAGTTCAGCGCCGTCTTCTACCTGTTCGGCCTGTTCCTCGTCTACACGGCCTTCAACCAGGCCTTCACGAACCACGACGAGGAAGAGGAGACCGAGAACAAGCTCATCGGCTTCCTGCGCAAGCGCATCGCGATCACCGACCACTTCGACGGCGCCAAGATCCGCACGGTCGTCGACGGTAAGAAGATCTTCACGCCGATCCTCATCGTCTTCATCGCGATCGGAACCACCGACATCGTGTTCGCCCTCGACTCGATCCCCGCGATCTTCGGCATCACGCAGAGCCCGTTCATCGTCTTCGCGGCCAACATCTTCGCGCTGATGGGTCTGCGCCAGCTGTACTTCCTGCTCGGCGACCTCATCGACCGCCTCGTCTACCTCAAGTACGGCATCGCCTTCATCCTCGCCTTCATCGGCGTGAAGCTGTTCTTCCACGCCCTGCACGAGAACGAGCTGCCGTTCATCAACGGCGGCGAGCACGTCGAGTGGGCGCCCGAGATCGACACCTTCACCTCCCTCATCGTGATCCTCGCCTCGATGGCCGTCGCCACCGGTGCCAGCCTCATCAAAATCCGCCGCGACGCCGCCAAGGCGCCGGCGGTCGCACCGGGCCCGAGCGAGAAGCACGACACGGATGCCCACTAG
- a CDS encoding 2TM domain-containing protein, whose translation MTNDDLRQLAKRRLRAKRDFWTFIGIWAAVTVLLVAIWFFSSGGDIRVYFWPIWPFLGMGIAAVFIGLDAYGPSSRQITEQDIDNEVRRMTKGP comes from the coding sequence ATGACGAACGACGACCTGCGCCAGCTGGCCAAGCGCCGGCTCAGAGCGAAGCGCGATTTCTGGACCTTCATCGGCATCTGGGCTGCGGTCACGGTGCTGCTCGTCGCGATCTGGTTCTTCAGTTCGGGCGGCGACATCCGCGTGTACTTCTGGCCGATCTGGCCGTTCCTCGGCATGGGGATCGCCGCGGTCTTCATCGGGCTCGACGCCTACGGGCCGAGCAGCCGGCAGATCACCGAGCAGGACATCGACAACGAGGTGCGCAGGATGACCAAGGGCCCGTAA
- a CDS encoding ROK family transcriptional regulator: protein MTIETASVAGPARQLAREVLIHGPISRAELGQRLGLSPASLTRLSKPFIDRGLFVDAPGSNDGALGRPARPLDVLVDSQRFIGVKITADQVFGVATDLRATPLASAVVDLDGEDRHTPERVIAAIADLVADLGGVDGITSVGVTLGGKVVRSSVADRAPFLGWRGVDLGTLVGDALGVPVIVENDVTALTAAEQWFGEAKGIDNFAVVTIGAGVGYGLVIHGHPVVTSDTGLGLGGHFPLDPTGPLCFEGHRGCSTAMLSIPSMCASARGGLGRDVGYDELLDLAIAGDPVATAVVDAAARALGRLIAASANLAMVETVVLSGEGIALADAKLDLVVATLRADRDPEATPVRIIVDRAGFSAWARGAAAVAIQASFV, encoded by the coding sequence ATGACGATCGAGACGGCGTCTGTCGCCGGTCCGGCACGCCAGCTCGCGCGTGAGGTGCTGATCCACGGACCGATCTCGCGCGCCGAACTCGGCCAACGGCTCGGCCTCTCGCCGGCCAGCCTCACCCGGTTGAGCAAGCCCTTCATCGACCGCGGACTATTCGTCGATGCCCCCGGAAGCAACGACGGGGCACTCGGCCGCCCGGCCAGACCCCTCGACGTGCTTGTCGACTCGCAGCGGTTCATCGGTGTGAAGATCACCGCCGACCAGGTCTTCGGTGTCGCCACCGACCTGCGCGCCACCCCGCTGGCCTCGGCCGTGGTCGATCTCGACGGTGAGGACCGCCACACTCCCGAGCGGGTAATCGCCGCCATCGCCGACCTCGTCGCCGATCTCGGGGGAGTCGACGGGATCACCTCCGTCGGCGTGACCCTCGGCGGCAAGGTCGTCCGTTCGAGCGTGGCCGACCGTGCGCCGTTCCTCGGCTGGCGAGGCGTCGACCTCGGAACGCTGGTGGGCGACGCCCTCGGCGTGCCCGTGATCGTGGAGAACGACGTCACCGCCCTCACCGCCGCCGAGCAGTGGTTCGGCGAGGCCAAGGGGATCGACAACTTCGCGGTCGTCACGATCGGCGCCGGTGTGGGCTACGGCCTCGTCATCCACGGCCACCCCGTCGTCACGAGCGACACCGGACTCGGCCTGGGCGGGCACTTCCCGCTCGACCCCACGGGACCGCTCTGCTTCGAGGGCCACCGCGGGTGCTCGACCGCGATGCTGTCGATCCCGAGCATGTGCGCGAGCGCGCGCGGCGGCCTCGGCCGCGACGTGGGGTACGACGAACTGCTCGACCTCGCCATCGCCGGGGATCCGGTGGCCACCGCGGTCGTGGACGCCGCGGCCCGTGCGCTGGGACGTCTGATCGCGGCATCCGCCAATCTGGCAATGGTCGAGACCGTCGTGCTGTCGGGCGAGGGGATCGCGCTCGCCGACGCCAAGCTCGACCTCGTCGTGGCGACGCTGCGGGCCGACCGCGACCCCGAGGCCACCCCCGTGCGCATCATCGTCGACCGCGCGGGCTTCTCGGCATGGGCGCGGGGTGCCGCCGCGGTCGCGATCCAGGCGTCGTTCGTCTAG
- a CDS encoding alpha-galactosidase — protein sequence MQRSASAIHLRNGGTSVLLDLDTAGTPAVVYWGEDLGELDSDEMTAVATASIPQRVSGGLDIPARLTVLPQEAFGWQGTPGLTGSREGRSFSPAITAVQLDHTATGLHLEAADEEAGLALRLDLEVDAAGLLRQTLTLTNTGDDVYELGDLCVTFPLPSTATEILDTTGRHLRERTPQRHAFTTGRHQRESRKGRPGADATLLLTAGTPGFGFERGLVHAVHLAWSGNHRLAAERLVTGASGLQAGELLGHGEIRLAPGESYTTPAAIGSWGHGLNELSARFHRSLRARESHPSSDRPVTLNTWEAVYFDHDLGRLTALADAAAGVGVERFVLDDGWFRGRRDDTAGLGDWYVDADVWPHGLTPLVDHVASLGMQFGLWVEPEMVNPDSDLARAHPDWILQAGGRLPVEGRQQQVLDLSNPGAYAYLLERLNALLDEYPIGYLKWDHNRELTDAGSTVTGRPAVHESTTALYRLLDELRAGHPGLEIESCASGGARVDLGILDHTDRIWTSDCIDPLERLENQRYTGLLVPYELMGAHIGGPRSHATGRRHDLAFRAGVALFGHFGIEWDISGLDAAEADELAAWVAFHKTNRPLFHTGTAVSVDLPDDSMDLRGVVAADRSRALFVFAQTRASASYPAGPITFAGLDDETRYSVRLSASPDTGATSGQSPLLWTQLPLVLTGRALRTVGVQAPVLVPERLAVIDITAV from the coding sequence ATGCAAAGAAGCGCGAGTGCCATTCACCTCCGGAACGGGGGCACCAGTGTCCTCCTCGACCTCGATACGGCGGGCACGCCCGCCGTCGTCTACTGGGGTGAGGACCTCGGCGAACTGGACTCCGACGAGATGACGGCGGTCGCGACAGCGTCGATCCCCCAGCGCGTCTCGGGTGGACTCGACATCCCCGCCCGGCTCACCGTGCTCCCTCAGGAGGCATTCGGCTGGCAGGGCACCCCGGGACTCACCGGCAGCCGCGAGGGGCGGTCTTTCTCCCCCGCCATCACCGCCGTGCAGCTCGACCACACGGCGACCGGTCTCCACCTCGAGGCCGCGGACGAGGAGGCGGGGCTCGCCCTGCGCCTCGACCTCGAGGTCGACGCCGCCGGACTGCTGCGCCAGACACTCACGCTGACCAACACGGGCGACGACGTGTACGAGCTCGGCGACCTCTGCGTCACGTTCCCTCTTCCGTCGACCGCGACCGAGATCCTGGACACTACGGGGCGCCACCTCCGCGAGCGCACGCCGCAGCGGCACGCATTCACCACCGGTCGGCACCAGCGCGAGAGCCGCAAGGGACGCCCCGGCGCCGACGCCACGCTGCTGCTGACCGCGGGCACCCCCGGATTCGGCTTCGAGCGCGGCCTCGTGCACGCGGTCCACCTCGCCTGGAGCGGCAACCACCGGCTCGCCGCGGAGCGCCTCGTCACCGGCGCGAGCGGGCTGCAGGCGGGCGAGCTGCTCGGCCACGGCGAGATCCGGCTCGCTCCGGGCGAGAGCTACACGACCCCTGCCGCGATCGGGTCCTGGGGCCACGGGCTCAACGAGCTCTCCGCCCGCTTCCACCGCTCGCTGAGGGCACGCGAATCACACCCGTCGAGCGACAGGCCCGTGACCCTCAATACCTGGGAGGCCGTGTACTTCGACCACGACCTCGGGCGTCTCACGGCATTGGCGGATGCCGCGGCCGGCGTCGGCGTCGAACGCTTCGTGCTCGACGACGGCTGGTTCCGCGGCCGACGCGACGACACCGCCGGTCTCGGCGACTGGTACGTCGACGCCGACGTCTGGCCACACGGTCTCACGCCCCTAGTCGACCACGTGGCGTCGCTCGGCATGCAGTTCGGGCTGTGGGTGGAACCGGAGATGGTGAACCCCGACTCCGACCTCGCGCGCGCCCACCCCGACTGGATCCTCCAGGCCGGCGGGCGGCTGCCCGTCGAGGGCCGGCAGCAGCAGGTGCTCGACCTCTCCAACCCGGGGGCGTACGCCTACCTGCTCGAACGGCTGAACGCGCTGCTCGACGAATACCCGATCGGCTACCTCAAGTGGGACCACAATCGCGAACTCACCGACGCCGGCAGCACGGTCACGGGCCGTCCCGCCGTGCACGAATCGACGACCGCTCTCTACCGCCTGCTCGACGAGCTGCGTGCCGGGCACCCGGGGCTCGAAATCGAGAGTTGCGCGTCCGGCGGAGCACGCGTCGACCTCGGCATCCTCGACCACACCGACCGTATCTGGACGAGCGACTGCATCGACCCGCTCGAGCGCCTCGAGAACCAGCGCTACACCGGACTTCTCGTGCCCTACGAACTGATGGGCGCCCACATCGGCGGGCCGCGGTCGCACGCCACCGGGCGTAGGCACGACCTCGCCTTCCGCGCCGGCGTCGCCCTGTTCGGCCACTTCGGCATCGAGTGGGACATCAGCGGGCTCGACGCCGCCGAGGCAGACGAGCTCGCCGCCTGGGTCGCCTTCCACAAGACCAACCGCCCGCTCTTCCACACCGGTACCGCTGTCTCGGTCGACCTGCCGGACGACTCGATGGACCTGCGCGGCGTCGTCGCCGCCGACCGGTCGCGGGCGCTGTTCGTCTTCGCACAGACCCGAGCGAGCGCGTCGTACCCCGCCGGCCCGATCACCTTCGCGGGCCTCGACGACGAGACGCGCTACTCCGTCCGTCTCTCCGCGAGCCCCGACACCGGAGCGACATCCGGCCAGTCGCCCTTGCTCTGGACTCAGCTTCCCCTCGTCCTCACCGGCCGGGCACTCCGCACCGTCGGAGTGCAGGCGCCGGTCCTCGTCCCAGAAAGACTCGCCGTCATCGACATCACCGCCGTCTGA
- a CDS encoding ABC transporter substrate-binding protein has protein sequence MSVGLVAVAATAVALSGCAPQDDGVVTLNFFQFKPEAVGNFTDIVADFEAANPDIRVVQNSVPDPDTAIRTLLVKNKVPDVLTLNVNGNYGELARACIFADLADEPVVDTVNPAVQQIVQDLGTCTADGGSDGDEINALPFASNASGILYNPEIFAANDVEVPTTWDELIAAAETFQANGVDPFYCTMKDAWTAGPAFVNLGGTLAPEGFFDDLRAEGSDLDKVSFSKDFDESMAKEVELFSYCQDDFASRDYNAGNKAFAEGASAMYLQGSYAIPAIRANNAEAPIGSFPYPVTDDADDRVVVSGVDVGIMIGRDTPHAAEAQRFVDYLMSPDVVQAYTEAQSTFSPLKNAEPNADTALAGLEPYFSDGKIIGFIDHQIPASIPLVNLLQSMVISGDSEEFLRDLDSEWSKVAARTATQRQGK, from the coding sequence GTGTCCGTCGGTCTCGTCGCCGTGGCCGCCACCGCTGTCGCACTGTCGGGTTGTGCTCCGCAGGACGACGGCGTCGTCACGCTCAACTTCTTCCAGTTCAAGCCGGAGGCGGTGGGCAACTTCACCGATATCGTGGCCGACTTCGAGGCGGCCAACCCCGACATCCGGGTCGTGCAGAACTCGGTGCCCGACCCGGACACCGCGATCCGCACGTTGCTCGTCAAGAACAAGGTGCCCGACGTGCTCACTCTCAACGTCAACGGCAACTACGGCGAACTCGCGCGCGCGTGCATTTTCGCCGATCTGGCCGACGAGCCGGTGGTCGACACCGTGAACCCCGCTGTTCAGCAGATCGTGCAGGACCTCGGTACCTGCACCGCCGACGGCGGCTCCGACGGCGACGAGATCAACGCCCTGCCGTTCGCCAGCAACGCCTCGGGGATCCTATACAACCCCGAGATCTTCGCGGCCAACGACGTCGAGGTGCCCACCACCTGGGACGAGCTCATCGCGGCCGCCGAGACGTTCCAAGCGAACGGGGTCGATCCCTTCTACTGCACCATGAAGGACGCCTGGACTGCCGGACCGGCGTTCGTGAACCTCGGCGGCACCCTCGCCCCCGAGGGCTTCTTCGACGACCTGCGGGCGGAGGGTTCCGACCTCGACAAAGTCTCGTTCTCGAAGGACTTCGACGAGTCGATGGCGAAGGAGGTCGAGCTCTTCTCCTACTGCCAGGACGACTTTGCGAGCCGCGATTACAACGCGGGTAATAAGGCGTTCGCCGAGGGCGCTTCTGCCATGTACCTGCAAGGCTCGTACGCGATCCCGGCGATCCGGGCCAACAACGCCGAGGCGCCGATCGGGTCGTTCCCCTACCCGGTGACCGACGACGCCGACGACCGCGTGGTGGTCTCGGGTGTCGACGTGGGCATCATGATCGGGCGCGACACCCCGCACGCGGCCGAGGCGCAGCGCTTCGTCGACTATCTGATGTCGCCCGACGTCGTGCAGGCCTACACCGAGGCGCAGAGCACCTTCTCGCCGTTGAAGAACGCCGAACCGAACGCCGACACCGCCCTCGCCGGGCTCGAGCCGTACTTCAGCGACGGCAAGATCATCGGCTTCATCGACCACCAGATCCCCGCGTCGATCCCGCTCGTCAACCTCCTGCAGTCGATGGTCATCTCCGGCGACTCCGAGGAGTTCCTCCGCGACCTCGACTCCGAGTGGAGCAAGGTCGCCGCCCGTACCGCTACGCAAAGACAGGGCAAGTGA